One stretch of Streptomyces sp. NBC_01363 DNA includes these proteins:
- a CDS encoding diaminopimelate decarboxylase, with amino-acid sequence MTSDSAARQRGDRRTAALARAVEYGLLGPHAPVVGLLDVDSVLDAVDALNEAFEGPAPVRHTFAAKACGLVPVLRLLADAGMGCEVASPGELEQALAAGFAYDRLVFDSPAKTVEELEFALAHGIAINLDNFQEMARVDRLLAGREAAGPIGLRVNPQVGAGAIGAMSTATATSKFGVALRDPGAVDAVVEAFERRPWLNRLHAHVGSQGCPLPLIAEGIRAAYELAERINTRLGHARITGIDIGGGLPVNFADEDDRPTYADHVAGLREAAPGLFDGRYTLVTEFGRSLLAKSGTIGTVVEYTKSAGGRQIAVTHAGAQVATRTVFMPGSWPLRVGVFDAAGRPKQGPAQVVDIAGPCCFAGDLTASGLELPVVEPGDVVALYDTGAYYFSSHFSYNSLPRPAVYGYRTGADGQVRFALVREAQSVRGVVEESGLAQADNLVALSAR; translated from the coding sequence ATGACTTCAGACTCGGCGGCCCGGCAGCGCGGTGACCGCCGCACGGCGGCGCTGGCGCGTGCCGTCGAGTACGGGCTGCTCGGTCCGCACGCGCCCGTGGTCGGGCTCCTCGACGTGGACAGTGTGCTCGACGCGGTGGACGCGCTGAACGAGGCGTTCGAGGGGCCCGCCCCGGTACGGCACACCTTCGCGGCGAAAGCGTGCGGTCTGGTGCCGGTGCTGCGGCTGCTCGCGGACGCGGGGATGGGGTGCGAAGTGGCCTCGCCCGGTGAGCTGGAGCAGGCGCTGGCGGCCGGGTTCGCGTACGACCGGCTGGTCTTCGACAGCCCCGCGAAGACGGTCGAGGAGCTGGAGTTCGCGCTCGCCCACGGCATCGCGATCAACCTGGACAACTTCCAGGAGATGGCCCGGGTGGACCGCCTGCTGGCCGGCCGGGAGGCCGCCGGACCCATCGGCCTCCGGGTGAACCCGCAGGTGGGGGCGGGGGCCATCGGCGCGATGAGCACCGCGACCGCGACCTCGAAATTCGGCGTCGCGCTGCGTGATCCGGGGGCCGTCGACGCGGTGGTCGAGGCCTTCGAGCGCCGGCCCTGGCTCAACCGGCTGCACGCGCACGTCGGTTCCCAGGGCTGCCCGCTGCCGCTCATCGCCGAGGGCATCCGCGCGGCGTACGAGCTGGCCGAGCGGATCAACACCCGGCTGGGCCACGCCCGGATCACCGGGATCGACATCGGCGGCGGCCTGCCCGTCAACTTCGCCGACGAGGACGACCGGCCCACGTACGCCGACCATGTCGCCGGACTCCGCGAGGCCGCACCGGGTCTCTTCGACGGCCGCTACACCCTGGTCACCGAGTTCGGCCGCTCCCTGCTCGCCAAGAGCGGGACGATCGGCACCGTCGTCGAGTACACCAAGTCCGCGGGGGGACGGCAGATCGCGGTCACGCACGCGGGTGCCCAGGTCGCCACCCGTACCGTGTTCATGCCCGGCTCCTGGCCGCTGCGCGTCGGGGTCTTCGACGCCGCGGGCCGCCCCAAGCAGGGCCCGGCCCAGGTCGTCGACATCGCGGGCCCCTGCTGCTTCGCCGGCGACCTCACCGCGAGCGGGCTCGAACTCCCCGTCGTCGAACCCGGCGACGTGGTGGCGCTCTACGACACCGGGGCGTACTACTTCTCCTCGCACTTCTCGTACAACTCGCTGCCCCGGCCCGCGGTGTACGGCTACCGCACCGGCGCCGACGGACAGGTGCGCTTCGCGCTGGTGCGCGAGGCGCAGAGCGTGCGCGGGGTCGTCGAGGAGAGCGGCCTCGCGCAGGCCGACAATCTGGTGGCGCTGTCCGCGAGGTGA
- a CDS encoding ferredoxin encodes MRLVVDLNRCQGYAQCAFLAPDVFAMHGEESLLYNPHAEAAQREQVLRAATACPVRAILVEDPDDAPDRVEEEGLSGVR; translated from the coding sequence ATGAGGCTTGTCGTCGATCTCAACCGGTGCCAGGGGTACGCACAGTGCGCCTTCCTGGCACCCGATGTCTTCGCCATGCACGGCGAGGAATCGCTGTTGTACAACCCGCACGCCGAGGCGGCGCAGCGCGAGCAGGTGCTGCGTGCCGCCACCGCGTGTCCGGTGCGGGCCATCCTGGTGGAGGACCCGGACGACGCACCGGACCGGGTGGAAGAAGAGGGACTGTCCGGTGTCCGGTGA
- a CDS encoding NAD(P)/FAD-dependent oxidoreductase: protein MSGDGALEQLRREGRIVIVGASLAGLRAAETLREEGFTGSLTLIGDEPHEPYDRPPLSKQVLLGHASADRTELPRRHGLDADWRLGVAAAGLDMAARRVRLADGDEVEYDRLLIATGVRARPWPHPTEAELDGVFVLRTRDDAARLQRRLAASPRRVLVIGAGFTGSEIASACRERGLPVTVAERGAAPLVGALGGVIGQVAAELQREHGVDLRCGIMVTGLEGDSAGRLRRAHLSDGTTLDADVAVVSLGATRNTEWLAGSGLGAGPRGIACDAGCRAFDVRGIVTDDVFVAGDVARSPHALFGYQFLSLEHWGNAVAQAATAAHNMISSSSERRPHLWVPAFWSSQFGVNIKSVGVPSLGEEVIVTQGSLAEHRFTGVYGYQGRVIAAVSFDQTKWLEFYQRQIESAAPFPPEYSSVDRRPEGLRPVPADFPDPSLPTHGPSVTVSGYSPTDQRITFTPARA, encoded by the coding sequence GTGTCCGGTGACGGTGCCCTGGAGCAGCTGAGGCGCGAGGGGCGGATCGTGATCGTCGGCGCCTCCCTGGCCGGCCTCCGGGCCGCGGAGACCCTGCGGGAGGAGGGCTTCACCGGTTCGCTCACGCTGATCGGTGACGAGCCCCATGAACCGTACGACCGCCCGCCGCTCTCCAAACAGGTCCTGCTGGGCCACGCGTCCGCCGATCGCACCGAGCTGCCCCGGCGGCACGGGCTCGACGCGGACTGGCGGCTCGGGGTCGCCGCCGCGGGGCTGGACATGGCGGCCAGGCGGGTGCGGCTGGCCGACGGCGACGAGGTGGAGTACGACCGGCTGCTGATCGCGACCGGTGTACGTGCCCGGCCGTGGCCGCATCCGACGGAGGCCGAACTGGACGGGGTCTTCGTGCTGCGCACCCGCGACGACGCGGCCCGGCTCCAGCGGCGGCTGGCCGCATCGCCCCGCCGGGTGCTCGTCATCGGCGCGGGCTTCACAGGCTCGGAGATCGCCTCGGCCTGCCGCGAGCGCGGGCTGCCGGTGACCGTCGCCGAACGCGGGGCCGCTCCCCTCGTGGGCGCGCTCGGCGGTGTGATCGGCCAGGTGGCCGCGGAACTGCAGCGCGAGCACGGCGTGGACCTGCGCTGCGGAATCATGGTCACCGGGCTGGAGGGCGACTCCGCGGGACGCCTGCGGCGTGCCCATCTGTCCGACGGCACCACCCTCGACGCGGATGTCGCCGTCGTCTCGCTCGGCGCCACCCGGAACACCGAGTGGCTGGCCGGATCCGGGCTCGGCGCCGGTCCGCGCGGAATCGCCTGCGACGCGGGCTGCCGGGCCTTCGACGTCCGCGGCATCGTGACCGACGACGTCTTCGTCGCCGGTGATGTCGCCCGGTCCCCGCACGCGCTCTTCGGCTACCAGTTCCTCTCCCTGGAGCACTGGGGCAACGCCGTCGCGCAGGCCGCGACCGCGGCGCACAACATGATCAGCAGCAGCTCCGAACGCCGCCCGCATCTGTGGGTCCCCGCCTTCTGGTCCTCGCAGTTCGGGGTCAACATCAAGTCGGTCGGCGTCCCGTCCCTGGGCGAGGAGGTCATCGTCACCCAGGGCTCGCTCGCCGAGCACCGCTTCACCGGCGTGTACGGGTACCAGGGCCGGGTCATCGCCGCGGTCTCCTTCGACCAGACGAAGTGGCTGGAGTTCTACCAGCGGCAGATCGAATCGGCCGCCCCGTTCCCCCCGGAGTACTCCTCGGTGGACCGCCGCCCCGAAGGTCTGCGACCGGTCCCGGCCGACTTCCCGGACCCCTCGCTGCCCACCCACGGGCCGTCCGTCACCGTCAGCGGCTACTCGCCGACCGACCAGCGGATCACCTTCACCCCCGCCCGCGCCTGA
- a CDS encoding Crp/Fnr family transcriptional regulator, whose translation MLSDETWRELRGQGATRTFRERSVMLRQGSAGTHLLALTDGLAKVVCREPGGAVTWLAFRGPGDLLGEVSVFHGTTRTAEVVALTPCTAVVLEAERFRRFIEQRGLVMDLMRQALARLRESDAHRTELLTLPLVARLARALLRLVELTAPGRESEVVRLTGLSQEEIAQATGVTRNAVITGLQRLRESGAVETARRTIVIKDMKTLRDWAMTGPGTTPAAPFWPPPGR comes from the coding sequence GTGCTGTCGGACGAGACTTGGCGCGAGCTACGGGGCCAGGGGGCGACCCGCACCTTTCGCGAGCGCAGCGTGATGCTGAGGCAGGGATCCGCGGGGACACACCTGCTCGCCCTCACCGACGGGCTCGCCAAGGTCGTGTGCCGGGAGCCGGGCGGGGCCGTGACCTGGCTGGCCTTCCGGGGGCCGGGCGACCTGCTGGGCGAGGTGTCCGTCTTCCACGGCACCACGCGCACGGCGGAAGTGGTCGCGCTCACCCCTTGCACGGCCGTCGTGCTGGAGGCCGAGCGGTTCCGCCGGTTCATCGAACAGCGCGGGCTCGTCATGGACTTGATGCGCCAGGCGCTCGCCCGGCTGCGGGAGTCCGACGCACACCGCACCGAACTGCTGACCCTTCCGCTGGTCGCCCGGCTGGCGCGGGCACTCCTGAGACTGGTCGAACTCACCGCGCCGGGGCGCGAATCGGAGGTCGTACGGCTGACCGGCCTGAGCCAGGAGGAGATCGCCCAGGCGACCGGAGTCACCCGCAACGCGGTCATCACCGGACTGCAACGGCTGCGCGAGTCCGGGGCGGTGGAGACGGCCCGCAGAACGATCGTCATCAAGGACATGAAGACGCTGCGCGACTGGGCGATGACCGGCCCGGGAACCACGCCCGCGGCGCCCTTCTGGCCGCCCCCGGGCCGGTGA
- a CDS encoding mannosyltransferase family protein: MLLRIGPADREVLWLYLLTRVGIWTIAYCTRWMFPDEPGTHHAASFFSSWQRWDWWHYLHIAQQGYFPGQSGPWTSGWDNREAFFPGFPFLLRAVHTVVPSWPAAGALISLVAGGVAVLALARIARLHLPQAEAGQRAALFFLLSPCAVFLAVGYTEALFLALALPAWLAAQRLNWPLAAVLTCLATTVRVSGLFLAAALAVHFLMTARTPAHWRRLPWLALPALPPFLYSWYLHAHTSDWMAWKHAEERGWYRDFHAPWEAWKNTWHAAFGHSQATGYALMCQAELLTMLVGIVLCGLLVRRRRWAEAAYIALSLWALGTSYWYTSIPRATLLWWPLWTGLAAWSLRSPRVKTAYLAVAAPLMTVFAVTFLSGRWAG; encoded by the coding sequence CTGTTGCTCCGGATCGGGCCCGCCGACCGCGAGGTGCTCTGGCTCTACCTGCTGACCCGGGTGGGCATCTGGACCATCGCCTACTGCACCCGCTGGATGTTCCCCGACGAACCGGGGACCCATCACGCCGCCTCGTTCTTCTCGTCGTGGCAGCGGTGGGACTGGTGGCACTACCTGCACATAGCCCAGCAGGGCTACTTCCCGGGCCAGTCCGGCCCCTGGACATCCGGCTGGGACAACAGGGAGGCCTTCTTCCCCGGCTTCCCGTTCCTGCTGCGGGCCGTGCACACCGTCGTACCGAGCTGGCCGGCCGCCGGTGCGCTGATATCCCTCGTCGCCGGCGGCGTCGCCGTGCTGGCCCTGGCCCGCATCGCCCGGCTGCACCTGCCCCAGGCCGAAGCCGGGCAGCGCGCGGCCCTGTTCTTCCTGCTCTCCCCCTGTGCGGTCTTCCTGGCCGTCGGCTACACCGAAGCGCTCTTCCTCGCCCTGGCCCTGCCCGCCTGGCTGGCCGCCCAGCGCCTCAACTGGCCGCTCGCGGCCGTCCTGACGTGCCTGGCCACCACCGTCCGGGTCAGCGGCCTCTTCCTCGCCGCGGCCCTCGCGGTCCACTTCCTGATGACCGCGCGCACCCCCGCCCACTGGCGCCGTCTGCCCTGGCTGGCGCTGCCCGCCCTGCCGCCGTTCCTCTACAGCTGGTACCTGCACGCGCACACATCCGACTGGATGGCCTGGAAGCACGCCGAGGAACGCGGCTGGTACCGCGACTTCCACGCCCCCTGGGAAGCCTGGAAGAACACCTGGCACGCCGCCTTCGGACACTCCCAGGCCACCGGGTACGCCCTGATGTGCCAGGCCGAACTTCTCACCATGCTGGTCGGCATCGTCCTGTGCGGCCTGCTGGTCCGGCGGCGGCGCTGGGCGGAAGCCGCGTACATCGCGCTCAGCCTGTGGGCGCTGGGCACCTCCTACTGGTACACCTCCATTCCCCGCGCGACCCTCCTGTGGTGGCCGCTGTGGACCGGTCTCGCCGCCTGGAGCCTGCGAAGTCCACGCGTCAAGACCGCCTATCTCGCCGTCGCGGCACCCCTGATGACCGTCTTCGCCGTCACTTTCCTCTCCGGACGCTGGGCCGGCTGA
- a CDS encoding CdaR family transcriptional regulator, whose amino-acid sequence MPTHEPDRRDPGPSLEQILGLIAPGMLDVVVAPRGTGVPVTDVALHDPGEERDDGTWAAAGLILLVVGMEVASPDAVDVLRGADRAGAAAVVMRRGGRGPRAALLEAAGRGRTALLTRRPDQGWTEVLGRLRTALVHSAPAGAGGTAGLAGLRLGDLSGLANTVADLVGGAITIEDPQSRVLAYSRLDHEPDPMRRLTILGQEVPRWRVVELRESGFFQALWSTEDVVRLPADARYAERLAIAVRHGSEVLGSLWAAADGQPLAEDAAASLRTAARAAVPHLSHHQTWGRAAARAREGAVHALLRGDVRAAHEAGVATDRPYVVVVAEAYDGRVSGAGEAYDGRESGAGKASGVAGQRVLDVLALQAAAYRPGCVSARSGRLLYVLVPAGDGETDPARTLLATARSMPRGVVLAGAGPVAAGPSGLSASRETAELVVRVLRERAARLPAGEAVSAVAAYDEVVPGTTVLRLLDRVEPLWGALSGPVHAMVEHDRAHGSAYGDSVAAYLDASCDTGTAARRLNVHPNTLRYRLRRARELFGVDPADPAVRLLAEVGLRLAARRPPGTDGR is encoded by the coding sequence ATGCCGACGCACGAACCGGACCGGCGCGACCCCGGCCCCTCGCTGGAGCAGATCCTCGGGCTGATCGCCCCCGGGATGCTCGATGTCGTCGTGGCGCCGCGCGGTACCGGTGTGCCGGTGACCGATGTGGCGCTGCACGACCCCGGCGAGGAGCGGGACGACGGCACGTGGGCGGCGGCCGGGCTGATTCTGCTCGTGGTCGGGATGGAGGTCGCCTCGCCCGACGCCGTCGACGTGCTGCGCGGCGCCGACCGGGCCGGGGCCGCGGCCGTGGTGATGCGGCGGGGCGGCCGGGGGCCGCGGGCAGCACTGCTGGAGGCGGCGGGCCGGGGACGTACGGCGCTGCTGACCCGGCGGCCGGATCAGGGCTGGACGGAGGTGCTCGGCCGGCTGCGGACCGCTCTGGTGCACAGCGCCCCGGCCGGGGCGGGCGGAACGGCCGGGCTGGCGGGGCTGCGGCTCGGCGATCTGTCCGGACTGGCCAATACGGTGGCGGACCTGGTCGGCGGAGCCATCACGATCGAGGATCCGCAGTCGCGGGTGCTGGCCTATTCGCGACTGGACCACGAACCGGATCCGATGCGCCGGCTGACGATCCTGGGCCAGGAGGTCCCCCGCTGGCGGGTCGTCGAGCTCCGCGAGAGCGGCTTCTTCCAGGCCCTGTGGAGCACCGAGGACGTGGTGCGGCTGCCCGCCGACGCCCGGTACGCCGAGCGGCTGGCCATCGCGGTGCGTCACGGGTCCGAGGTGCTCGGGTCCCTCTGGGCCGCCGCCGACGGGCAGCCGCTCGCCGAGGACGCGGCGGCCTCGCTGCGCACGGCGGCGCGGGCCGCCGTACCTCATCTGTCCCACCACCAGACCTGGGGCCGGGCCGCGGCCAGGGCCCGGGAGGGGGCGGTGCACGCGCTCCTGAGGGGGGACGTCCGGGCCGCGCACGAGGCCGGGGTCGCGACGGACCGGCCGTACGTGGTGGTGGTCGCGGAGGCGTACGACGGGCGGGTATCCGGTGCCGGTGAGGCGTACGACGGGCGGGAGTCGGGTGCCGGCAAGGCGTCCGGCGTCGCCGGGCAGCGGGTGCTGGATGTGCTGGCGCTGCAGGCCGCCGCGTACCGGCCGGGGTGCGTGAGCGCGCGGTCCGGGCGGCTGCTGTACGTTCTGGTCCCGGCCGGGGACGGTGAGACCGATCCGGCCCGCACCCTGCTGGCGACCGCGCGCTCGATGCCGCGCGGCGTGGTCCTCGCGGGCGCCGGACCGGTGGCGGCCGGGCCGTCGGGGCTGTCCGCCTCGCGGGAGACCGCGGAGCTGGTGGTGCGGGTGCTGCGGGAGCGGGCCGCGAGGCTGCCGGCCGGGGAGGCGGTGTCGGCGGTGGCGGCGTACGACGAGGTGGTCCCCGGGACGACGGTGCTCCGGCTGCTCGACCGGGTGGAGCCGTTGTGGGGGGCACTGTCCGGGCCGGTGCACGCGATGGTGGAGCACGACCGGGCGCACGGTTCGGCGTACGGCGATTCGGTCGCCGCCTATCTCGACGCGTCCTGCGACACGGGCACGGCCGCGCGGCGCCTCAATGTGCACCCCAACACCCTGCGGTACCGGCTGCGCCGGGCCCGGGAGCTGTTCGGCGTCGATCCGGCCGACCCCGCCGTGCGGCTGCTGGCGGAGGTCGGACTGCGGCTCGCGGCCCGCCGGCCGCCCGGGACGGACGGGCGTTGA
- a CDS encoding SigE family RNA polymerase sigma factor, translating to MTVEEFEEFYAQTAARLTGQLFVMLGDQHEAQDVVQEAFVKGWSRRRQLDRDGQPEAWIRTVAWRLAVSRWRGRRRTADAWQRSGAPPHTEAPGPESVALVEALRGLPPKQRRTLALHYVCDLTVEQIAAETGLAASTVKTHLARGRATLSHRLQDPRTEEWPCV from the coding sequence TTGACCGTCGAGGAGTTCGAAGAGTTCTACGCGCAGACGGCTGCCCGGCTGACCGGGCAGCTGTTTGTCATGCTCGGCGACCAGCACGAAGCGCAGGACGTGGTGCAGGAAGCTTTCGTCAAGGGCTGGAGCCGGCGGCGCCAGCTCGACCGTGACGGGCAGCCCGAGGCGTGGATCCGTACGGTCGCCTGGCGGCTGGCGGTGAGCCGGTGGCGGGGGCGGCGCCGGACGGCGGATGCCTGGCAGCGCAGTGGTGCCCCGCCGCATACGGAGGCGCCCGGACCCGAGTCGGTGGCGTTGGTGGAGGCGCTGCGGGGGCTGCCGCCCAAGCAGCGGCGCACGCTGGCGCTGCATTACGTGTGCGATCTGACCGTCGAGCAGATCGCCGCGGAGACCGGTCTGGCGGCCAGCACCGTCAAGACGCATCTGGCCCGGGGCCGGGCCACGCTCTCTCACCGTCTGCAGGATCCGCGTACCGAGGAGTGGCCCTGTGTCTGA
- a CDS encoding IS110 family transposase, with the protein MAILAEEVDGVIGVDTHRDTLAAAAVSPIGAVLASTDSPANARGYRRLLDFAREHVPGRRCWALEGIGSYGAGLAVFLDQAGERVVEVCRPKRLPNRGGRKTDMLDAIRAAKEALATEHLIQPRLRGEREALRVLLATRHGAVLASTAAINQLKALIVSAPDGLRAELRKLKRPAQIAYCAQLRDRPAQSLEHRMTARALRSTAQRIQALQAEAKDLEKDIHALVADMAPELLDLLGVGPITAAQILVSWSHQGRFRSEAAFASFAGVSPIPASSGLTNRHRLNRSGDRQLNRALHTITLIRMRLDPATKAYVARRITEGKTARDAQRCLKRVICRQLFKTLERIDRPALRSIVDLVQAA; encoded by the coding sequence GTGGCCATCCTCGCAGAAGAAGTCGACGGGGTCATCGGCGTCGACACCCACCGCGACACCCTTGCGGCAGCAGCCGTCAGTCCCATCGGCGCCGTGCTGGCCAGCACCGATTCACCCGCCAACGCCCGCGGCTACCGCCGTCTCCTGGACTTCGCCCGCGAGCACGTCCCCGGGCGGCGCTGCTGGGCTCTGGAGGGTATCGGCAGCTACGGCGCCGGCCTCGCAGTCTTTCTCGACCAAGCAGGCGAGCGCGTCGTCGAGGTCTGCCGGCCCAAGCGGTTGCCCAATCGGGGCGGGCGCAAGACGGACATGCTCGACGCCATCCGGGCCGCGAAGGAAGCGCTGGCCACCGAGCATCTGATCCAACCCCGGCTTCGCGGCGAACGCGAGGCCCTGCGGGTCCTCCTTGCCACCCGTCATGGCGCTGTCCTCGCCTCCACGGCCGCGATCAACCAGCTCAAGGCCCTGATCGTCTCCGCGCCGGATGGGCTCCGAGCCGAGCTACGGAAACTCAAGCGTCCGGCCCAGATCGCCTACTGTGCTCAGCTTCGGGACCGTCCGGCACAGAGCCTTGAGCACCGGATGACGGCGCGGGCCCTGCGATCCACTGCCCAGCGCATCCAAGCCCTACAGGCCGAGGCCAAGGATCTCGAGAAGGACATCCACGCCCTGGTCGCAGACATGGCTCCGGAACTCCTCGACCTGCTCGGCGTCGGTCCGATCACTGCGGCTCAGATCCTGGTCAGTTGGTCCCACCAGGGACGATTTCGTTCCGAAGCGGCCTTCGCCTCCTTCGCCGGCGTCTCACCTATTCCCGCATCGTCCGGACTCACGAACAGGCACCGGCTCAACCGCAGCGGAGACCGGCAGCTCAACCGGGCCCTGCACACCATCACCTTGATCCGCATGCGGCTCGACCCCGCCACGAAGGCGTACGTCGCCCGGAGGATCACTGAGGGAAAGACTGCCCGCGACGCGCAGCGATGCCTCAAGCGCGTCATCTGCCGCCAACTCTTCAAGACCCTCGAACGGATCGACCGCCCCGCACTCAGGAGCATCGTGGATCTTGTTCAAGCGGCTTGA
- a CDS encoding discoidin domain-containing protein, translating to MICGTCGQNNAPGTQFCTSCQAFLEWEAPQSGSPAPPATPAPRPQPAPQPHRPPQPHHSPQPHHSPQPHPAPQPSPQPPPPPPVVAAAAPRRPGDDPDEPVPGPEALPDVPPGPPSTPPGPPPAPPVRCPNCRTENAPDRTLCIRCALLLDPGPPPDVRPPWWRRIFRRRPRQAPTAGTRPRRRLWRRPGLALPIVLIVLACGVWFALPHVSGWFGFAKDETGTPEAVPPTRFRASSRAAGHPAGAAFDGFNNRYWAPSAAGSDTGVGQYLECDFEQPVRVLKLVVFAGTSAKMDEFLTQARPARITVLLTSADGTSVSKKLRVKDQPGQQTFDLRGSEIVRARLTTDTTYGAGPGRRLAVAEIEFFGRRS from the coding sequence GTGATCTGCGGGACGTGCGGCCAGAACAACGCGCCGGGGACGCAGTTCTGTACGTCGTGCCAGGCGTTCCTGGAGTGGGAGGCGCCGCAGAGCGGTTCCCCGGCGCCTCCGGCCACCCCGGCGCCCCGGCCGCAGCCGGCTCCCCAGCCGCACCGGCCACCCCAGCCACACCACTCACCTCAGCCGCACCACTCACCTCAGCCACACCCCGCACCCCAGCCGTCCCCTCAGCCCCCTCCCCCTCCCCCTGTTGTCGCGGCAGCCGCCCCGCGTCGCCCAGGCGACGACCCGGACGAGCCGGTCCCGGGGCCCGAGGCGCTGCCCGACGTACCGCCCGGCCCGCCGAGCACACCCCCGGGCCCGCCTCCCGCCCCGCCCGTCCGCTGCCCCAACTGCCGTACGGAGAACGCCCCGGACCGCACCCTGTGCATCCGCTGCGCGCTGCTCCTGGACCCGGGCCCGCCGCCCGACGTCCGGCCTCCCTGGTGGCGCCGGATCTTCCGGCGGCGACCGCGTCAGGCACCCACCGCGGGCACCCGGCCGAGGCGCCGGCTGTGGCGCCGCCCCGGTCTGGCGCTGCCGATCGTGCTGATCGTGCTGGCGTGCGGTGTCTGGTTCGCCCTTCCGCACGTGTCCGGCTGGTTCGGCTTCGCCAAGGACGAGACCGGGACGCCGGAGGCGGTGCCGCCCACCCGGTTCCGGGCCTCCAGCCGGGCTGCGGGGCACCCGGCGGGTGCGGCGTTCGACGGCTTCAACAACCGCTACTGGGCGCCCTCGGCCGCCGGGTCCGACACCGGGGTGGGCCAGTACCTGGAGTGCGACTTCGAGCAGCCGGTACGGGTGCTGAAGCTGGTCGTCTTCGCGGGCACGTCGGCCAAGATGGACGAGTTCCTCACCCAGGCCCGCCCGGCCAGGATCACCGTCCTGCTCACCTCCGCCGACGGAACCAGTGTCAGCAAGAAGCTGCGGGTCAAGGACCAACCGGGCCAGCAGACCTTCGACCTGCGCGGATCGGAGATCGTCAGGGCCCGGCTCACGACCGACACCACCTACGGAGCGGGTCCCGGCCGCCGGCTCGCCGTCGCCGAGATCGAGTTCTTCGGCCGGAGGTCCTGA
- a CDS encoding cytochrome P450 translates to MTQDTLLRQITDYANRADPYPLYTELRKKPVRQEGAELFVVSTYWEIKSLLHDPRISSDARNLSPGAAGTLLQEEEASPLPPAFLRLDPPEHDRLRRMTMRPFGPPETPRRVHNMRGELARIVTDLIDGFGDRKQVDIVDDFSYPFPVTVICRLLGIPREDEARFHSWADIIAAGLDPDPDQDPGERRRVTQQARTELGMYLSGLIDERSGAPGDDMLSELVTQHGPDGQMTRMEVLSTAALLLIAGHETTVNLITNGMLTLLRNPDVLERLRNDSRLAVPLVEELLRFEPPVQLLPQRTTLADIDIAGTTIPEGASVWLVLASGNRDPKRFPDPDRFDPDRQDIQHLGFGSGIHNCFGAPLARLEAQLALTELAHRLDGPRLVEDPPPYRQNAVLRGPRHLNVAFDGLRTRGRLFGT, encoded by the coding sequence ATGACGCAAGACACGCTCCTGCGGCAGATCACCGACTACGCCAACCGTGCCGACCCGTACCCGCTGTACACCGAGCTCCGCAAGAAGCCGGTGCGCCAGGAGGGGGCCGAGCTGTTCGTCGTCAGCACGTACTGGGAGATCAAGAGTCTGCTGCACGATCCGCGGATCAGCTCGGACGCCCGCAACCTCTCCCCCGGTGCCGCGGGCACCCTGCTCCAGGAGGAGGAGGCCTCGCCCCTGCCGCCCGCCTTCCTGCGGCTGGACCCTCCCGAGCACGACCGGTTGCGCCGTATGACGATGCGCCCGTTCGGGCCGCCGGAAACGCCCCGGCGCGTCCACAACATGCGCGGCGAACTGGCCCGCATCGTCACCGACCTCATCGACGGTTTCGGGGACCGGAAGCAGGTCGACATCGTCGACGACTTCTCGTACCCCTTCCCCGTCACCGTGATCTGCCGGCTGCTGGGCATTCCGCGCGAGGACGAGGCCCGCTTCCACTCCTGGGCCGACATCATCGCCGCCGGCCTCGACCCGGACCCCGACCAGGACCCCGGCGAGCGGCGCCGCGTCACCCAGCAGGCCCGCACCGAACTGGGGATGTACCTGTCCGGGCTCATCGACGAACGCAGCGGGGCGCCCGGCGACGACATGCTCTCCGAGCTGGTCACCCAGCACGGGCCGGACGGGCAGATGACCCGGATGGAAGTGCTCAGCACCGCCGCCCTGCTCCTGATCGCCGGTCATGAGACCACGGTCAACCTCATCACCAACGGGATGCTCACCCTGCTGCGCAACCCCGACGTCCTCGAACGGCTGCGCAACGACTCCCGGCTGGCCGTCCCGCTCGTGGAGGAGCTCCTGCGCTTCGAGCCCCCTGTGCAGTTGCTCCCGCAGCGCACCACCCTCGCGGACATCGACATCGCGGGCACCACCATCCCCGAGGGCGCCTCCGTCTGGCTCGTCCTGGCCTCCGGCAACCGGGACCCGAAACGGTTCCCCGACCCCGACCGCTTCGACCCGGACCGGCAGGACATCCAGCATCTCGGCTTCGGCAGCGGCATCCACAACTGCTTCGGCGCACCCCTGGCACGGCTGGAGGCGCAACTCGCCCTGACCGAACTCGCCCACCGGCTCGACGGCCCGCGGCTGGTGGAGGACCCTCCCCCGTACCGGCAGAACGCCGTGCTGCGCGGGCCCCGTCATCTGAACGTCGCGTTCGACGGCCTCCGTACCCGGGGCCGGTTGTTTGGCACATGA